A section of the Castanea sativa cultivar Marrone di Chiusa Pesio chromosome 12, ASM4071231v1 genome encodes:
- the LOC142618322 gene encoding uncharacterized protein LOC142618322 isoform X2: MMMKTKTFKGANVFMSRNLVPPEIFDTLHDALKHNGADVFLCCDPSRSAPNDYHIISSPDHEKFLDLRAKGCNLLGPQCVLSCAKENRALPKQGYTCCFAMDGVKVLASGFEADEKVKIETLVTAMGGVLHPKASLDVSFVIVKNVLAAKYKWALNILKKPIVTIEWLHQCWNEHRVVPQESFRVLPFSGVTICVTQIPADERKEIEKLITQNGGKYSAELTKKCTHLICDAAEGDKYKVARRWGHIYIVTRKWFYQSIARRACLNEDSYPVQGGSVSSNKNVRNCLTLQHSLDKGIGNSQSVPSTSEDLNSQAAPSIGFVDSDLEATVSQNVSSAILDPPVFVKEGDFEKPTMQPKNETSLDGFVANDSQSEDGDLYLSECRILLVGFEVSEMRKLVSMVRRGGGSRYMSFNDKLTHIVVGSPSEIEKKEVRSLAALGVIYVVKPTWLEDCDCEKKEIPVLQRYIAYDLLLPKDSVFSTKGAVIGVASLNQSKNYTAHPSISSDQVLGNRNSGIGLPSLEKNKEERSEINMNGDSSLKATAKFSEQSLLPVINGKGNGQLTDKKKGRQKTQHDSSVKNGKPSSVFKGRVFCFSNSFPEDRRVEIVQWVVQGGGKVVDDPVKQNMHYTIQCHGVITRSVDAPQTTCVSSHWIRSCLEEDYLLDVGSHILYSPLPCRIPLPGFERFRVCVSQYEEKDRQLLRNLCFVLGAKFAEKLTKKVTHLLCKFTNGPKYEAARKWGIHSITSEWIYECIRQNEVVALDSFCPKEVTVQDQEAGLCTTSQFPTQAVRMVSGDSPSCFPSQSQDLRNTATQCTFSRNDSFKEESEQSSVFNKRAKLLDDDDQKDLPSSKVHLRDPINLNAIGDNITKDNGEVSHAVPDVAAAIEDLLEQTSKNSPGRTGCDKNLFSSDYSILGRDHSDAHSVVGLSKHWLNRTGKNDDVCNPSGDRSAGIYDGFSETQTESQVVGYEEDLSGRQMLIDKVRTRSSLT; encoded by the exons atgatgatgaagacgAAGACATTCAAGGGTGCCAACGTGTTCATGTCGCGGAACCTGGTGCCTCCTGAAATCTTCGACACGCTTCACGACGCCCTTAAGCATAACGGCGCCGACGTCTTCCTCTGCTGCGACCCTTCTCGCTCTGCCCCTAACGATTACCACATCATCTCTTCCCCCGATCAC GAGAAGTTTCTGGACCTTAGAGCCAAAGGTTGCAATTTACTTG GTCCTCAATGTGTTCTTTCCTGTGCGAAAGAGAATAGAGCTTTGCCTAAACAAGGGTACACTTGTTGCTTTGCAATGGATGGTGTCAAAGTACTCGCATCAGGTTTTGAGGCGGATGAAAAG gttAAAATAGAAACATTAGTAACAGCAATGGGAGGAGTGTTGCATCCTAAAGCATCTCTGGATGTTAGCTTTGTTATTGTGAAGAATGTTCTGGCTGCAAAATACAAG TGGGCTTTAAATATTCTGAAGAAACCAATTGTCACAATTGAGTGGTTGCATCAATGCTGGAATGAGCACCGTGTTGTTCCTCAGGAATCATTCAGAGTTCTTCCTTTTTCTGGAGTGACAATTTGTGTGACTCAAATTCCAGCAG ATGAGCGAAAGGAGATTGAAAAGCTTATTACACAAAATGGTGGAAAATATTCTGCTGAACTGACCAAGAAGTGCACACATTTGATTTGCGAT GCTGCTGAAGGTGACAAATACAAGGTTGCCCGACGATGGGGTCATATTTATATTGTAACTCGGAAATGGTTCTATCAATCCATTGCTAGAAGAG CTTGTTTAAATGAGGACTCCTATCCTGTTCAGGGTGGTTCTGTATCTTCAAATAAGAATGTAAGGAATTGCCTGACTCTGCAGCATAGCCTGGACAAGGGTATTGGAAATTCACAGTCTGTGCCATCCACATCGGAAGATTTAAACTCTCAAGCTGCTCCCAGCATTGGGTTTGTCGATTCAGATCTAGAAGCCACTGTGTCGCAGAATGTGTCTTCTGCTATTTTGGATCCTCCTGTCTTTGTTAAGGAGGGGGATTTTGAAAAACCTACCATGCAGCCCAAAAATGAAACAAGCCTTGATGGTTTTGTTGCCAATGACTCTCAATCTGAAGATGGTGATCTGTACTTGTCAGAGTGTAGAATATTACTTGTTGGCTTTGAAGTTTCTGAAATGCGTAAACTAGTCAGTATGGTGCGTAGAGGTGGAGGATCCCGGTATATGTCATTCAATGATAAATTGACACACATAGTAGTTGGATCTCCTTCAGAGAT tgAGAAAAAGGAGGTAAGGAGCCTTGCAGCTTTGGGTGTCATTTATGTAGTTAAACCCACCTGGCTAGAGGATTGTGATTGCGAAAAGAAAGAGATCCCTGTTCTACAGAGATACATAGCCTATGATCTACTTCTTCCAAAAG ATTCTGTCTTCTCCACAAAAGGAGCAGTGATTGGAGTAGCCAGCTTAAATCAAAGTAAAAACTACACAGCTCATCCTAGCATATCATCCGATCAGGTACTGGGGAATAGGAACTCTGGAATTGGATTGCCATCATTggagaaaaacaaagaagagaggTCAGAAATCAACATGAATGGAGACAGTTCTCTTAAAGCAACAGCAAAATTTTCTGAGCAAAGTCTACTTCCTgttataaatggtaaaggtaATGGTCAATTGAcggataaaaaaaaaggtcgGCAGAAGACACAACATGATTCCAGTGTTAAAAATGGGAAGCCATCAAGCGTGTTCAAGGGGAGAGTATTTTGCTTCTCAAATTCCTTTCCTGAGGATAGG AGGGTTGAGATTGTTCAATGGGTAGTTCAAGGAGGAGGAAAGGTAGTGGATGATCCTGTGAAACAAAATATGCACTATACTATTCAGTGTCATGGTGTAATAACCAGGTCTGTAGACGCTCCCCAAACCACATGTGTATCCAGTCACTGGATCCGGTCTTGTTTAGAG GAGGATTATTTGCTGGATGTTGGCAGTCACATTCTCTATTCTCCACTTCCCTGCCGGATTCCCTTGCCTGGGTTTGAGAGATTCCGAGTCTGTGTTTCACAATATGAGGAGAAAGATAGACAACTATTAAGAAACTTGTGTTTTGTTCTCGGAGCTAAATTTGCGGAAAAACTTACTAAAAAGGTTACCCATTTATTATGTAAATTCACCAATGGACCAAAGTATGAGGCTGCTCGTAAATGGGGGATACACTCAATTACATCAGAGTGGATATATGAGTGTATCAGGCAG AATGAAGTTGTTGCTCTGGATTCATTTTGCCCGAAAGAGGTCACTGTTCAAGACCAAGAGGCAGGATTGTGTACCACGAGTCAGTTTCCTACACAAGCTGTGCGGATGGTATCTGGAGATAGTCCCTCTTGCTTTCCTAGTCAATCACAAGACTTAAGAAACACAGCAACTCAGTGTACCTTTAGCAGAAATGACAGCTTTAAGGAAGAATCTGAACAATCAAGTGTGTTCAACAAAAGGGCAAAGCTTTTGGATGATGATGACCAAAAGGATCTGCCTTCCTCTAAAGTACATTTAAGAGATCCCATCAACTTGAATGCCATTGGAGACAACATAACAAAAGATAATGGGGAAGTTTCTCATGCTGTTCCTGATGTTGCTGCTGCTATTGAGGACTTGTTGGAGCAGACAAGCAAG AATTCACCAGGAAGGACTGGGTGTGATAAAAAT CTTTTCTCATCTGATTATTCAATCCTTGGTCGAGACCATTCAGATGCTCACTCTGTTGTAGGGTTGTCTAAACACTGGTTAAACAG GACTGGGAAAAATGATGATGTTTGCAATCCTTCTGGAGATAGAAGTGCAGGAATATATGATGGTTTTAGTGAAACACAAACGGAGTCTCAG GTTGTTGGTTATGAAGAAGATTTGTCAGGCAGGCAAATGCTTATAGACAAAGTTCGAACACGAAGTAGCTTAACTTGA
- the LOC142621220 gene encoding 1-aminocyclopropane-1-carboxylate oxidase 5, translating into MAIPVIDFSKLNGKKRAETLAQIANGCEEWGFFQLVNHGISEELLERVKKVSSEWFKLEREENFKNSTLVKKLNELAETKSGKLENVDWEDVVTLLDDNEWPAQTPGFKETMAEYRSELKKLAAKVMEVMDENLGLPKGYIKKAFDGEGDDAFFGTKVSHYPPCSHPELVNGLRAHTDAGGVILLYQDDVVGGLQILKDGKWIDVQPLPNSIVINTGDQVEVLSNGRYKSVWHRVLAAPEGNRRSIASFYNPSLKATISPAPQLVENVKEEVDQVYPKFVFGDYMSVYAEQKFLPKEPRFQAVRAM; encoded by the exons atggcgATCCCTGTGATTGATTTCTCAAAGCTCAATGGCAAGAAGAGGGCCGAGACATTGGCTCAAATTGCTAATGGATGTGAGGAATGGGGATTCTTCCAG CTGGTGAACCATGGGATTTCGGAGGAGCTCCTTGAAAGGGTGAAGAAGGTCAGCTCCGAGTGGTTTAAGcttgaaagagaagaaaatttcaAGAACTCAACACTAGTGAAGAAGTTGAATGAATTGGCGGAAACCAAGAGCGGCAAGTTGGAGAATGTGGACTGGGAGGATGTCGTTACTCTCTTAGACGATAACGAGTGGCCAGCTCAAACCCCAGGATTCAA GGAAACCATGGCTGAATACCGGTCAGAATTGAAGAAATTGGCCGCAAAGGTCATGGAAGTGATGGATGAGAATTTGGGCTTACCAAAGGGATACATTAAGAAGGCATTTGATGGGGAAGGAGATGATGCCTTCTTTGGTACTAAGGTGAGCCACTACCCCCCATGTTCCCATCCGGAGCTGGTGAATGGTCTCCGAGCTCACACTGATGCCGGCGGTGTCATCTTACTTTACCAAGACGATGTGGTGGGTGGTCTTCAAATCCTCAAAGATGGGAAATGGATCGATGTCCAGCCACTACCAAACTCCATCGTCATCAACACTGGAGATCAGGTTGAGGTCTTAAGCAATGGCCGATATAAGAGTGTCTGGCACCGGGTTTTGGCTGCTCCAGAAGGGAACAGGAGATCAATTGCTTCATTTTACAATCCCTCACTTAAGGCCACGATATCCCCTGCACCACAGCTAGTGGAGAATGTTAAGGAAGAGGTGGATCAAGTTTACCCCAAGTTTGTGTTTGGAGACTACATGTCTGTTTATGCTGAGCAGAAGTTCCTCCCAAAGGAACCAAGGTTCCAGGCTGTGAGAGCCATGTAA
- the LOC142618322 gene encoding uncharacterized protein LOC142618322 isoform X1 yields the protein MMMKTKTFKGANVFMSRNLVPPEIFDTLHDALKHNGADVFLCCDPSRSAPNDYHIISSPDHEKFLDLRAKGCNLLGPQCVLSCAKENRALPKQGYTCCFAMDGVKVLASGFEADEKVKIETLVTAMGGVLHPKASLDVSFVIVKNVLAAKYKWALNILKKPIVTIEWLHQCWNEHRVVPQESFRVLPFSGVTICVTQIPADERKEIEKLITQNGGKYSAELTKKCTHLICDAAEGDKYKVARRWGHIYIVTRKWFYQSIARRACLNEDSYPVQGGSVSSNKNVRNCLTLQHSLDKGIGNSQSVPSTSEDLNSQAAPSIGFVDSDLEATVSQNVSSAILDPPVFVKEGDFEKPTMQPKNETSLDGFVANDSQSEDGDLYLSECRILLVGFEVSEMRKLVSMVRRGGGSRYMSFNDKLTHIVVGSPSEIEKKEVRSLAALGVIYVVKPTWLEDCDCEKKEIPVLQRYIAYDLLLPKDSVFSTKGAVIGVASLNQSKNYTAHPSISSDQVLGNRNSGIGLPSLEKNKEERSEINMNGDSSLKATAKFSEQSLLPVINGKGNGQLTDKKKGRQKTQHDSSVKNGKPSSVFKGRVFCFSNSFPEDRRVEIVQWVVQGGGKVVDDPVKQNMHYTIQCHGVITRSVDAPQTTCVSSHWIRSCLEEDYLLDVGSHILYSPLPCRIPLPGFERFRVCVSQYEEKDRQLLRNLCFVLGAKFAEKLTKKVTHLLCKFTNGPKYEAARKWGIHSITSEWIYECIRQNEVVALDSFCPKEVTVQDQEAGLCTTSQFPTQAVRMVSGDSPSCFPSQSQDLRNTATQCTFSRNDSFKEESEQSSVFNKRAKLLDDDDQKDLPSSKVHLRDPINLNAIGDNITKDNGEVSHAVPDVAAAIEDLLEQTSKIHDQNSPGRTGCDKNLFSSDYSILGRDHSDAHSVVGLSKHWLNRTGKNDDVCNPSGDRSAGIYDGFSETQTESQVVGYEEDLSGRQMLIDKVRTRSSLT from the exons atgatgatgaagacgAAGACATTCAAGGGTGCCAACGTGTTCATGTCGCGGAACCTGGTGCCTCCTGAAATCTTCGACACGCTTCACGACGCCCTTAAGCATAACGGCGCCGACGTCTTCCTCTGCTGCGACCCTTCTCGCTCTGCCCCTAACGATTACCACATCATCTCTTCCCCCGATCAC GAGAAGTTTCTGGACCTTAGAGCCAAAGGTTGCAATTTACTTG GTCCTCAATGTGTTCTTTCCTGTGCGAAAGAGAATAGAGCTTTGCCTAAACAAGGGTACACTTGTTGCTTTGCAATGGATGGTGTCAAAGTACTCGCATCAGGTTTTGAGGCGGATGAAAAG gttAAAATAGAAACATTAGTAACAGCAATGGGAGGAGTGTTGCATCCTAAAGCATCTCTGGATGTTAGCTTTGTTATTGTGAAGAATGTTCTGGCTGCAAAATACAAG TGGGCTTTAAATATTCTGAAGAAACCAATTGTCACAATTGAGTGGTTGCATCAATGCTGGAATGAGCACCGTGTTGTTCCTCAGGAATCATTCAGAGTTCTTCCTTTTTCTGGAGTGACAATTTGTGTGACTCAAATTCCAGCAG ATGAGCGAAAGGAGATTGAAAAGCTTATTACACAAAATGGTGGAAAATATTCTGCTGAACTGACCAAGAAGTGCACACATTTGATTTGCGAT GCTGCTGAAGGTGACAAATACAAGGTTGCCCGACGATGGGGTCATATTTATATTGTAACTCGGAAATGGTTCTATCAATCCATTGCTAGAAGAG CTTGTTTAAATGAGGACTCCTATCCTGTTCAGGGTGGTTCTGTATCTTCAAATAAGAATGTAAGGAATTGCCTGACTCTGCAGCATAGCCTGGACAAGGGTATTGGAAATTCACAGTCTGTGCCATCCACATCGGAAGATTTAAACTCTCAAGCTGCTCCCAGCATTGGGTTTGTCGATTCAGATCTAGAAGCCACTGTGTCGCAGAATGTGTCTTCTGCTATTTTGGATCCTCCTGTCTTTGTTAAGGAGGGGGATTTTGAAAAACCTACCATGCAGCCCAAAAATGAAACAAGCCTTGATGGTTTTGTTGCCAATGACTCTCAATCTGAAGATGGTGATCTGTACTTGTCAGAGTGTAGAATATTACTTGTTGGCTTTGAAGTTTCTGAAATGCGTAAACTAGTCAGTATGGTGCGTAGAGGTGGAGGATCCCGGTATATGTCATTCAATGATAAATTGACACACATAGTAGTTGGATCTCCTTCAGAGAT tgAGAAAAAGGAGGTAAGGAGCCTTGCAGCTTTGGGTGTCATTTATGTAGTTAAACCCACCTGGCTAGAGGATTGTGATTGCGAAAAGAAAGAGATCCCTGTTCTACAGAGATACATAGCCTATGATCTACTTCTTCCAAAAG ATTCTGTCTTCTCCACAAAAGGAGCAGTGATTGGAGTAGCCAGCTTAAATCAAAGTAAAAACTACACAGCTCATCCTAGCATATCATCCGATCAGGTACTGGGGAATAGGAACTCTGGAATTGGATTGCCATCATTggagaaaaacaaagaagagaggTCAGAAATCAACATGAATGGAGACAGTTCTCTTAAAGCAACAGCAAAATTTTCTGAGCAAAGTCTACTTCCTgttataaatggtaaaggtaATGGTCAATTGAcggataaaaaaaaaggtcgGCAGAAGACACAACATGATTCCAGTGTTAAAAATGGGAAGCCATCAAGCGTGTTCAAGGGGAGAGTATTTTGCTTCTCAAATTCCTTTCCTGAGGATAGG AGGGTTGAGATTGTTCAATGGGTAGTTCAAGGAGGAGGAAAGGTAGTGGATGATCCTGTGAAACAAAATATGCACTATACTATTCAGTGTCATGGTGTAATAACCAGGTCTGTAGACGCTCCCCAAACCACATGTGTATCCAGTCACTGGATCCGGTCTTGTTTAGAG GAGGATTATTTGCTGGATGTTGGCAGTCACATTCTCTATTCTCCACTTCCCTGCCGGATTCCCTTGCCTGGGTTTGAGAGATTCCGAGTCTGTGTTTCACAATATGAGGAGAAAGATAGACAACTATTAAGAAACTTGTGTTTTGTTCTCGGAGCTAAATTTGCGGAAAAACTTACTAAAAAGGTTACCCATTTATTATGTAAATTCACCAATGGACCAAAGTATGAGGCTGCTCGTAAATGGGGGATACACTCAATTACATCAGAGTGGATATATGAGTGTATCAGGCAG AATGAAGTTGTTGCTCTGGATTCATTTTGCCCGAAAGAGGTCACTGTTCAAGACCAAGAGGCAGGATTGTGTACCACGAGTCAGTTTCCTACACAAGCTGTGCGGATGGTATCTGGAGATAGTCCCTCTTGCTTTCCTAGTCAATCACAAGACTTAAGAAACACAGCAACTCAGTGTACCTTTAGCAGAAATGACAGCTTTAAGGAAGAATCTGAACAATCAAGTGTGTTCAACAAAAGGGCAAAGCTTTTGGATGATGATGACCAAAAGGATCTGCCTTCCTCTAAAGTACATTTAAGAGATCCCATCAACTTGAATGCCATTGGAGACAACATAACAAAAGATAATGGGGAAGTTTCTCATGCTGTTCCTGATGTTGCTGCTGCTATTGAGGACTTGTTGGAGCAGACAAGCAAG ATTCATGATCAGAATTCACCAGGAAGGACTGGGTGTGATAAAAAT CTTTTCTCATCTGATTATTCAATCCTTGGTCGAGACCATTCAGATGCTCACTCTGTTGTAGGGTTGTCTAAACACTGGTTAAACAG GACTGGGAAAAATGATGATGTTTGCAATCCTTCTGGAGATAGAAGTGCAGGAATATATGATGGTTTTAGTGAAACACAAACGGAGTCTCAG GTTGTTGGTTATGAAGAAGATTTGTCAGGCAGGCAAATGCTTATAGACAAAGTTCGAACACGAAGTAGCTTAACTTGA
- the LOC142619528 gene encoding NAD kinase 2, chloroplastic, protein MVACCYLCRVAIAVVDKNISAPATGMSSSSSAIVSSQFWVSNSKPSQFWGGGGSTKLESQSKKDRLKRKLKLVVTAELSKSSSLSFGLDSQTLQSYDSSPVPWVGPVPGDIAEVEAYCRIFRTAERLHAALMDTLCNPLTGECSVSYDFTSDEKPLLEDKLVSVLGCMVSLLNKGRADVLSGRSSIQNSFRIGDVSSEDKLPPLAIYRSEMKRCCESFHVALENYLMPDDNRSLDVWRKLQRLKNVCYDSGFSRQEDYPCHALFANWKPIYFSTSKEDSEPKDSEVAFWMGGQVTEEGLKWLVNKGYKTIVDLRAETVKDNFYQAAIDDAILSQKVELVKIPVEVGTAPTMEQVEKFASLVSDCSKKPIYLHSREGVQRTSAMVSRWRQYMTRSASHVVSSRSVASNDMLLRDANEMGKLQESSLFEENSLLKRENMSIQESLGTYHVSNGVPYEKVSPFKVKEPESSNGAYNGHISPQGLTSVELADNGVGSDANFSRETDPLKAQVPPCSVFSKKEMSKFFRSRKISPPTYFNYQLKRFEMLPVSREVCIGTMWKGATVATNTVPVTLESGSSNGSLNGKNLYPEPQKSPADNGKYLIGDILVATGPVMNGLGKGERSSLMKENISTIVTNNFDEHVTSKSVLKDHKINGGAALVSASDDLATIGGDMCASATGVVRVQSRRKAEMFLVRTDGFSCTREKVTESSLAFTHPSTQQQMLMWKSIPKTVLLLKKLGQELMEQAKEVASFLYYEEKMNVLVEPDVHDIFARIPGFGFIQTFYSQDTSDLHERVDFVACLGGDGVILHASNSFRDAVPPVVSFNLGSLGFLTSHTFDDYKQDLRQVIHGNNTVDGVYITLRMRLRCEIFRNGKAMPGKVFDVLNEVVVDRGSNPYLSKIECYEHDRLITKVQGDGVIVATPTGSTAYSTAAGGSMVHPNVPCMLFTPICPHSLSFRPVILPDSARLEMKIPEDARSNAWVSFDGKRRQQLSRGDSVRISMSQHPLPTVNKSDQTGDWFHSLIRCLNWNERLDQKAL, encoded by the exons ATGGTGGCATGTTGCTATTTGTGCCGAGTGGCCATCGCCGTCGTCGACAAGAACATCTCTGCTCCGGCCACCGGAATGTCATCATCGTCGTCAGCTATAGTTTCTTCTCAGTTTTGGGTCTCTAACTCTAAGCCATCTCAGTTCtggggtggtggtggtagtaCCAAGCTTGAGTCGCAGAGTAAGAAGGATCGCTTGAAGAGAAAGCTTAAGTTAGTGGTCACTGCGGAGCTCTCCAAGTCTTCCTCCCTCAGTTTCGGGTTGGACTCTCAG ACCTTGCAGTCTTATGACTCGTCACCGGTGCCTTGGGTTGGTCCAGTTCCTGGGGATATTGCAGAGGTTGAGGCATATTGTAGAATCTTTAGAACGGCTGAACGGCTTCATGCTGCACTAATGGACACATTATGCAATCCATTGACTGGTGAATGTAGTGTTTCATATGACTTCACATCCGACGAAAAACCACTATTGGAAGATAAACTAGTCTCTGTCCTTGGCTGCATGGTATCCCTCCTTAACAAAGGAAGAGCTGACGTCCTTTCTGGAAGATCCTCAATCCAAAATTCATTTCGGATTGGAGATGTAAGCTCGGAGGATAAGCTTCCTCCACTTGCCATTTACAGGAGTGAGATGAAAAGGTGTTGTGAGAGCTTCCATGTCGCTCTTGAAAACTATTTGATGCCTGATGATAATCGAAGCTTGGATGTATGGAGGAAACTTCAGAGACTGAAGAATGTATGCTATGATTCTGGTTTTTCTCGTCAGGAGGATTATCCATGCCATGCACTGTTTGCGAATTGGAAGCCCATTTATTTTTCGACTTCTAAAGAAGACTCAGAGCCCAAAGATTCTGAGGTAGCTTTTTGGATGGGTGGTCAGGTGACAGAAGAAGGTCTGAAGTGGTTGGTGAATAAAGGGTATAAGACTATTGTAGATCTTAGAGCAGAGACTGTAAAGGATAACTTTTACCAAGCAGCCATAGATGATGCTATTTTGTCTCAGAAAGTTGAACTGGTCAAAATTCCTGTTGAAGTTGGGACCGCACCTACGATGGAGCAGGTTGAGAAGTTTGCATCTTTAGTTTCAGATTGCAGCAAAAAGCCCATATATCTTCACAGTAGGGAAGGAGTGCAGAGAACTTCTGCCATGGTCTCCAGGTGGAGGCAGTACATGACTCGTTCTGCATCACATGTTGTCTCTAGTCGGTCAGTTGCTTCCAATGATATGTTATTACGTGATGCAAATGAAATGGGAAAACTTCAGGAGTCTTCCCTTTTTGAAGAAAACTCCCTTCTTAAAAGGGAGAACATGTCAATTCAAGAGTCTTTGGGTACATATCATGTTTCAAATGGAGTACCCTACGAAAAAGTCTCTCCCTTCAAAGTTAAGGAACCTGAAAGCAGTAATGGGGCCTACAATGGCCATATTTCTCCCCAAGGTCTGACATCAGTAGAATTAGCTGATAATGGAGTAGGATCTGATGCAAACTTCAGCAGGGAAACTGACCCTCTGAAGGCTCAGGTTCCTCCATGCAGTGtcttctccaaaaaagaaatgtCTAAATTTTTTAGGAGTAGAAAGATCTCCCCTCCTACTTATTTTAATTATCAATTGAAAAGGTTTGAAATGCTGCCAGTTTCAAGAGAGGTGTGTATTGGGACAATGTGGAAAGGTGCTACGGTTGCTACAAATACTGTACCAGTGACTCTGGAGTCAGGAAGTTCCAATGGTTCACTTAatggaaaaaatttatatccaGAACCCCAAAAATCACCTGCTGACAATGGGAAGTATTTGATTGGTGATATTTTGGTTGCCACTGGTCCAGTTATGAATGGACTGGGCAAAGGGGAAAGGTCTTCtttgatgaaagaaaatatCTCTACGATTGTGACTAATAACTTTGATGAGCATGTAACATCCAAATCTGTACTGAAGGATCATAAGATCAATGGTGGAGCTGCCTTAGTTTCAGCCAGTGATGACCTGGCTACGATTGGAGGTGATATGTGCGCTTCTGCAACTGGTGTTGTAAGGGTGCAGTCAAGAAGGAAAGCAGAAATGTTTTTAGTTCGAACAGATGGATTTTCTTGTACCAGAGAAAAGGTGACAGAATCCTCCTTAGCCTTCACTCATCCTAGTACCCAGCAGCAGATGCTTATGTGGAAATCGATACCAAAGACTGTATTGTTGTTAAAGAAACTGGGGCAAGAGCTCATGGAACAAGCTAAAGAG GTTGCCTCTTTTCTGTATTATGAAGAGAAAATGAATGTTCTTGTGGAACCTGATGTGCATGACATATTTGCTAGAATCCCAGGGTTTGGATTTATTCAGACTTTTTATAGTCAAGACACCAG TGATCTACATGAAAGGGTTGATTTTGTGGCTTGCTTGGGGGGAGATGGGGTTATACTACATGCGTCAAATTCATTTAGAGATGCTGTGCCCCCTGTTGTATCATTTAATCTTGGATCTCTTGGATTTCTGACTTCCCATACT TTTGATGACTATAAACAAGACTTAAGACAAGTCATCCATGGAAATAACACTGTGGATGGTGTCTATATAACTCTTAGAATGCGCCTTCGATGTGAAATTTTTCGAAATGGTAAAGCAATGCCTGGGAAAGTATTTGATGTCCTAAATGAGGTCGTTGTTGATCGGGGTTCTAATCCATACCTCTCTAAAATTGAATGCTATGAACATGACAGGCTCATAACCAAG GTGCAAGGTGATGGAGTCATTGTAGCCACACCAACAGGAAGTACTGCTTACTCTACAGCTGCAGGAGGTTCCATG GTGCATCCAAATGTTCCTTGCATGCTGTTTACACCAATCTGCCCCCACTCCCTCTCATTTAGACCGGTTATACTTCCGGATTCGGCAAGGTTGGAGATGAAG ATTCCAGAAGATGCTAGAAGCAACGCATGGGTTTCTTTTGATGGGAAGAGAAGGCAGCAACTCTCACGAGGAGATTCTGTACGAATATCTATGAGCCAGCACCCACTTCCAACAGTTAACAAGTCTGACCAGACAGGTGATTGGTTTCACAGCTTGATTCGCTGCCTAAATTGGAATGAAAGGCTAGATCAAAAGGCCCTTTGA